GCTTCACCATGACCTTCGCGCTCCACCTCACCATCGAAGACGGCCTGATCTCCCGGCACCTCATGTACGAGGACAGCCTCGCGGTCATGGAGGCCTTCACAGGGTGTGGCGCCTTGGACGAGCGGATTACTTGACGCCCTCGAGGAAGGCGAGCACGCGTTCGGTCATCAGCGCGGCAGCCTGCTCGTCGTACGAAGGCAGGCTGGTGTCGGCGAACAGGTGCTGGTCGCCGGGGTAGAGGAACAGCTCGGCGTCCGGGGTCGACAGGACGAGCGCGCGGGCCGCTTCGAGGTCGCCCTCCGCGACGAAGAACTCGTCAGCGTCCATCCCGTGGATCTGGACCGGGACGCCCTCGGGCCATGCGCCGCCGAACTCGGAGGTCGGGACACAGGCATGGAACAACAGCGCGCCCTTCGCGCCGGCCCGCGACTGGGCCAGCATCTGCGCGGGCAGGACGCCGAGTGAGAACCCGG
This window of the Nonomuraea africana genome carries:
- a CDS encoding dienelactone hydrolase family protein, which encodes MAEVLVFHHGHGLTSGVHEFAEGLRRAGHTVHIPDLYEGRVFDDLEEGVAYAQEVGFGTIIERGRAVADGLPGELVYAGFSLGVLPAQMLAQSRAGAKGALLFHACVPTSEFGGAWPEGVPVQIHGMDADEFFVAEGDLEAARALVLSTPDAELFLYPGDQHLFADTSLPSYDEQAAALMTERVLAFLEGVK